One genomic region from Neoarius graeffei isolate fNeoGra1 chromosome 4, fNeoGra1.pri, whole genome shotgun sequence encodes:
- the rereb gene encoding arginine-glutamic acid dipeptide repeats protein isoform X4, whose translation MYLRAARSMAAFAGMCDGGSTEDGCLAASRDDTTLNALNTLHESQYDAAKALQCLVKKPVPKLIEKCWSEDEVKRFIKGLRQYGKNFFRIRKELLPSKKTGELITFYYYWKKTPEAVGARPQRQHRKQPASRKVKTRNAVAAANTNSRTSSMELSSASEDDMDSEDSEPGEKGQACSHCLTTSSKDWHHGGRDNVLLCATCHAHFSKHRRLPPLPKPADPPYLFKPVRDEDEGLGARQGMKTRRSRASMSSLRSGRNRLTGSPDKGLSPSNDEVRVSGHTSRTGSSAMATRASSADAKAMAGKAGKKMKVEASLVKGIKRPRDTSAPDTDEPERKTMKRPKNQEVPDSQSEGEGEGESSDSRSANEDGSSDTKDIDQDNRSSSPSLASPLQANESDLDSPVPPPPPIAGPQIQSQQPVTTTAAVTLAPSQAPPALPPQPLQLSVSSPGVSTITATTSTTTTSRVVVPVDIPQDDPSVIAQRRSQRGPEAPPTTQPPSGLSSFQGPGPGQGQSFPPSAPHYHHHPSQVQNHPSSAPHPHGFGSKPLQLQRDSLHSPLPPTSASQIKPPPTTPIPSSHKPIPPVSAPPPFLQIHPNLPPPPALKPLAALPAQHPPCSQPPPLHIMPQPHPQPQPPMLTQSQSHQGKSHITSLPPTSACPHPLVSQNRPMPESTAPFTLSSSSAAVPGPQPSTSSAPSMPAGPAHVSIKQEPVDEDENCESPPPPPRRTPSPEPTVVNIPSHASQSARFIKRLNRGYNSCARTDLYFTPLANSKLAKKREEAAERLRREAEQSARQSRERERERERERERERERERDSDKASRASSSSHEGRVGDLPLAGPMPPGRPSFEAPPAAAVAAVPPYLGPDTPALRTLSEYARPHVLSPGSHRGGHAFFTPLGPADHLLAYHMQGLYAADPALRELREREIRERMKPGFEVKAPELETPLHPSHNPIDHLGRHGALALPHPFGPYHPAMERNMVRPELTYAERLTAERLHAERMAASAVDPVARLQMLNVTPHHHQHSHIHSHLHLHQQDPLNQGSGPHPLVEPLAGGPPLARFPYPPGALPNPLLSELPHEHDMLRHPLFGAAFPRDLPGPLGPMSAAHQLQAMQAQSAELQRLALEQQWLHGHTHLHGAPLPSQEDYYSRLKKEGDKQP comes from the exons ATGTACTTGCGTGCTGCCAG gaGCATGGCAGCGTTTGCAGGGATGTGTGATGGAGGGTCAACAGAGGATGGCTGTCTTGCAGCCTCCCGAGATGACACCACATTGAATGCATTAAACACG CTCCATGAAAGCCAGTATGATGCAGCCAAAGCTCTTCAGTGCCTGGTGAAGAAACCTGTCCCTAAACTCATAGAGAAATGCTGGTCAGAGGATGAAGTG AAGAGATTCATCAAAGGTCTCAGGCAGTACGGCAAAAATTTCTTCAGGATCCGTAAAGAGCTGCTCCCCAGTAAGAAAACG GGTGAGTTAATTACCTTCTACTACTACTGGAAGAAAACTCCTGAAGCTGTGGGGGCACGACCTCAGCGTCAGCACCGCAAGCAGCCTGCATCTCGAAAGGTCAAAACCCGCAACGCCGTAGCAGCCGCCAACACCAACTCCCGCACCTCATCTA TGGAGCTCAGCTCAGCCAGTGAGGACGATATGGACAGTGAGGATAGTGAGCCGGGGGAAAAAGGACAAGCTTGCAGTCACTGTCTAACCACCA GCTCTAAAGACTGGCATCATGGAGGTCGTGACAATGTCCTGTTATGTGCCACTTGCCACGCCCACTTTAGCAAACATAGACGGTTGCCACCTTTGCCCAAGCCAGCCGACCCACCCTACCTGTTCAAACCTGTACGAGACGAAGATGAAGGGCTTGGTGCACGTCAGGGGATGAAGACACGGCGCAGCAGAGCATCA ATGTCATCCCTGAGAAGTGGGCGAAACCGGCTAACAGGAAGCCCTGATAAAGGTCTGTCTCCCTCCAATGACGAAGTCCGAGTTAGTGGCCATACCTCCAGAACTGGTTCCTCTGCTATGGCAACCAGGGCATCCAGTGCTGATGCCAAAGCTATGGCTGGGAAGGCTGGCAAG AAGATGAAGGTGGAGGCATCCTTAGTAAAAGGAATTAAGAGACCAAGAGACACCAGTGCACCAGATACAGATGAACCAGAAAGAAAAACCATGAAAAGGCCCAAGAATCAA GAGGTTCCAGACTCCCAGTCAGAAGGAGAGGGTGAAGGTGAAAGCTCAGACAGCCGCAGTGCTAATGAGGATGGCAGCAGCGATACTAAAGATATAGACCAGGACAACCGCAGCTCTTCCCCAAGTCTCGCCAGCCCCTTGCAGGCTAATGAGAGTGATTTAGACTCGCCTGTCCCTCCACCTCCACCTATAGCTGGGCCACAGATCCAATCACAACAACCTGTTACCACTACAGCAGCTGTTACTCTGGCTCCCTCTCAGGCGCCACCTGCTCTGCCACCTCAGCCCTTACAATTAAGTGTGTCTTCACCTGGAGTTTCTACCATCACTGCCACTACCAGCACCACCACTACTTCACGGGTCGTTGTTCCTGTGGACATTCCCCAGGATGATCCATCCGTTATTGCTCAGAGGAGGAGTCAAAGGGGTCCAGAGGCTCCTCCCACAACCCAGCCTCCCTCTGGACTCTCCTCTTTCCAGGGACCAGGTCCAGGGCAGGGCCAGTCTTTCCCTCCATCTGCCCCTCATTATCACCACCATCCTAGTCAGGTTCAGAATCATCCATCCAGCGCTCCTCATCCTCATGGATTTGGTTCTAAGCCTCTTCAACTTCAGCGGGATAGCCTCCATTCTCCTTTGCCACCGACATCTGCATCTCAAATCAAGCCCCCACCAACTACCCCCATCCCCTCCTCTCACAAGCCAATTCCTCCAGTTTCTGCTCCTCCACCATTCTTGCAGATCCACCCCAATCTGCCTCCGCCTCCAGCATTAAAGCCTCTGGCTGCTTTACCTGCACAGCACCCTCCCTGCTCTCAACCTCCCCCATTGCACATTATGCCTCAGCCACATCCTCAGCCTCAACCGCCCATGCTGACTCAGTCCCAGAGCCATCAAGGCAAAAGTCATATTACCAGCCTCCCTCCAACCTCAGCCTGTCCTCACCCTTTGGTTTCCCAGAACCGTCCTATGCCTGAAAGCACCGCTCCATTCACTCTGTCCTCATCTTCTGCTGCAGTCCCGGGCCCACAGCCATCTACTTCCTCTGCACCAAGTatgcctgctgggccagcacacgTGAGCATCAAACAGGAGCCTGTAGATGAAGACGAGAACTGTGAAAGCCCACCTCCTCCTCCACGCAGGACTCCCTCACCTGAACCCACTGTGGTTAACATCCCCAGCCATGCAAGCCAGTCAGCCAG GTTTATCAAACGTCTGAACAGAGGCTACAATTCCTGTGCTCGCACAGACCTGTACTTTACTCCTCTTGCTAACTCTAAACTCGCTAAGAAAAGGGAGGAGGCTGCTGAAAGACTCAGAAGAGAGGCAGAACAGAGTGCTCGTCAGAgtcgagaaagagagagggagcgtgagagggaaagagaaagggagcgggagagagaaagagattcaGACAAAGCTTCT CGAGCCTCCAGTTCTTCCCACGAGGGCCGTGTGGGCGATTTGCCATTGGCTGGACCCATGCCACCAGGACGCCCATCATTTGAGGCCCCACCTGCGGCAGCTGTGGCCGCCGTTCCTCCATATCTCGGGCCTGATACACCAGCTCTGCGTACACTCAGCGAGTATGCACGGCCTCACGTCCTGTCACCTGGCAGCCATCGTGGTGGCCACGCTTTCTTCACGCCCTTAGGGCCAGCTGACCACCTGCTGGCCTATCACATGCAGGGCCTATACGCAGCTGACCCTGCACTCCGGGAGCTGCGAGAGCGTGAGATCCGTGAGAGAATGAAACCGGGCTTTGAGGTGAAGGCACCTGAGCTGGAGACGCCTCTGCATCCATCCCATAATCCTATAGATCATTTGGGCCGCCATGGAGCCCTCGCTCTACCACACCCATTTGGACCATACCACCCGGCCATGGAGCGCAACATGGTGCGGCCTGAGTTAACATATGCTGAACGGCTGACTGCAGAGCGACTCCACGCTGAGAGGATGGCAGCATCGGCTGTAGACCCTGTGGCCAGACTTCAGATGCTCAATGTAACACCACACCACCACCAGCACTCACACATCCACTCCCACCTCCATCTGCACCAGCAGGACCCACTCAACCAGG GTTCAGGACCCCACCCTCTGGTGGAGCCGTTGGCAGGAGGTCCCCCTCTGGCTCGATTCCCATACCCACCAGGTGCACTTCCCAACCCACTGCTCAGTGAGTTGCCCCATGAACACGACATGCTCCGGCACCCTCTCTTTG GAGCAGCATTCCCAAGAGATTTACCAGGACCACTTGGTCCCATGTCAGCTGCACATCAGCTGCAGGCCATGCAGGCTCAGTCAGCAGAGTTACAGAGACTGGCACTGGAACAGCAGTGGCTACATGGGCACACACACCTGCACGGTGCTCCTCTCCCTAGCCAAGAAGACTACTACAG CCGTCTGAAGAAAGAGGGAGACAAGCAGCCTTGA
- the rereb gene encoding arginine-glutamic acid dipeptide repeats protein isoform X1 — MDDLFSPRRQLNSTQGEIRVGPSHQAKLPELQPLPTPGIDSVTEKEELVWTPGVNDCDLLMYLRAARSMAAFAGMCDGGSTEDGCLAASRDDTTLNALNTLHESQYDAAKALQCLVKKPVPKLIEKCWSEDEVKRFIKGLRQYGKNFFRIRKELLPSKKTGELITFYYYWKKTPEAVGARPQRQHRKQPASRKVKTRNAVAAANTNSRTSSMELSSASEDDMDSEDSEPGEKGQACSHCLTTSSKDWHHGGRDNVLLCATCHAHFSKHRRLPPLPKPADPPYLFKPVRDEDEGLGARQGMKTRRSRASMSSLRSGRNRLTGSPDKGLSPSNDEVRVSGHTSRTGSSAMATRASSADAKAMAGKAGKKMKVEASLVKGIKRPRDTSAPDTDEPERKTMKRPKNQEVPDSQSEGEGEGESSDSRSANEDGSSDTKDIDQDNRSSSPSLASPLQANESDLDSPVPPPPPIAGPQIQSQQPVTTTAAVTLAPSQAPPALPPQPLQLSVSSPGVSTITATTSTTTTSRVVVPVDIPQDDPSVIAQRRSQRGPEAPPTTQPPSGLSSFQGPGPGQGQSFPPSAPHYHHHPSQVQNHPSSAPHPHGFGSKPLQLQRDSLHSPLPPTSASQIKPPPTTPIPSSHKPIPPVSAPPPFLQIHPNLPPPPALKPLAALPAQHPPCSQPPPLHIMPQPHPQPQPPMLTQSQSHQGKSHITSLPPTSACPHPLVSQNRPMPESTAPFTLSSSSAAVPGPQPSTSSAPSMPAGPAHVSIKQEPVDEDENCESPPPPPRRTPSPEPTVVNIPSHASQSARFIKRLNRGYNSCARTDLYFTPLANSKLAKKREEAAERLRREAEQSARQSRERERERERERERERERERDSDKASRASSSSHEGRVGDLPLAGPMPPGRPSFEAPPAAAVAAVPPYLGPDTPALRTLSEYARPHVLSPGSHRGGHAFFTPLGPADHLLAYHMQGLYAADPALRELREREIRERMKPGFEVKAPELETPLHPSHNPIDHLGRHGALALPHPFGPYHPAMERNMVRPELTYAERLTAERLHAERMAASAVDPVARLQMLNVTPHHHQHSHIHSHLHLHQQDPLNQGSGPHPLVEPLAGGPPLARFPYPPGALPNPLLSELPHEHDMLRHPLFGAAFPRDLPGPLGPMSAAHQLQAMQAQSAELQRLALEQQWLHGHTHLHGAPLPSQEDYYSRLKKEGDKQP, encoded by the exons ATGGACGACCTGTTCAGCCCGCGAAG GCAGCTGAACAGCACCCAAGGGGAGATTAGAGTGGGTCCAAGCCATCAG GCCAAACTCCCTGAGCTGCAGCCGCTTCCTACTCCTGGCATAGACTCAGTGACCGAGAAAGAGGAGCTAGTCTGGACACCTGGAGTCAATGACTGTGACCTTCTCATGTACTTGCGTGCTGCCAG gaGCATGGCAGCGTTTGCAGGGATGTGTGATGGAGGGTCAACAGAGGATGGCTGTCTTGCAGCCTCCCGAGATGACACCACATTGAATGCATTAAACACG CTCCATGAAAGCCAGTATGATGCAGCCAAAGCTCTTCAGTGCCTGGTGAAGAAACCTGTCCCTAAACTCATAGAGAAATGCTGGTCAGAGGATGAAGTG AAGAGATTCATCAAAGGTCTCAGGCAGTACGGCAAAAATTTCTTCAGGATCCGTAAAGAGCTGCTCCCCAGTAAGAAAACG GGTGAGTTAATTACCTTCTACTACTACTGGAAGAAAACTCCTGAAGCTGTGGGGGCACGACCTCAGCGTCAGCACCGCAAGCAGCCTGCATCTCGAAAGGTCAAAACCCGCAACGCCGTAGCAGCCGCCAACACCAACTCCCGCACCTCATCTA TGGAGCTCAGCTCAGCCAGTGAGGACGATATGGACAGTGAGGATAGTGAGCCGGGGGAAAAAGGACAAGCTTGCAGTCACTGTCTAACCACCA GCTCTAAAGACTGGCATCATGGAGGTCGTGACAATGTCCTGTTATGTGCCACTTGCCACGCCCACTTTAGCAAACATAGACGGTTGCCACCTTTGCCCAAGCCAGCCGACCCACCCTACCTGTTCAAACCTGTACGAGACGAAGATGAAGGGCTTGGTGCACGTCAGGGGATGAAGACACGGCGCAGCAGAGCATCA ATGTCATCCCTGAGAAGTGGGCGAAACCGGCTAACAGGAAGCCCTGATAAAGGTCTGTCTCCCTCCAATGACGAAGTCCGAGTTAGTGGCCATACCTCCAGAACTGGTTCCTCTGCTATGGCAACCAGGGCATCCAGTGCTGATGCCAAAGCTATGGCTGGGAAGGCTGGCAAG AAGATGAAGGTGGAGGCATCCTTAGTAAAAGGAATTAAGAGACCAAGAGACACCAGTGCACCAGATACAGATGAACCAGAAAGAAAAACCATGAAAAGGCCCAAGAATCAA GAGGTTCCAGACTCCCAGTCAGAAGGAGAGGGTGAAGGTGAAAGCTCAGACAGCCGCAGTGCTAATGAGGATGGCAGCAGCGATACTAAAGATATAGACCAGGACAACCGCAGCTCTTCCCCAAGTCTCGCCAGCCCCTTGCAGGCTAATGAGAGTGATTTAGACTCGCCTGTCCCTCCACCTCCACCTATAGCTGGGCCACAGATCCAATCACAACAACCTGTTACCACTACAGCAGCTGTTACTCTGGCTCCCTCTCAGGCGCCACCTGCTCTGCCACCTCAGCCCTTACAATTAAGTGTGTCTTCACCTGGAGTTTCTACCATCACTGCCACTACCAGCACCACCACTACTTCACGGGTCGTTGTTCCTGTGGACATTCCCCAGGATGATCCATCCGTTATTGCTCAGAGGAGGAGTCAAAGGGGTCCAGAGGCTCCTCCCACAACCCAGCCTCCCTCTGGACTCTCCTCTTTCCAGGGACCAGGTCCAGGGCAGGGCCAGTCTTTCCCTCCATCTGCCCCTCATTATCACCACCATCCTAGTCAGGTTCAGAATCATCCATCCAGCGCTCCTCATCCTCATGGATTTGGTTCTAAGCCTCTTCAACTTCAGCGGGATAGCCTCCATTCTCCTTTGCCACCGACATCTGCATCTCAAATCAAGCCCCCACCAACTACCCCCATCCCCTCCTCTCACAAGCCAATTCCTCCAGTTTCTGCTCCTCCACCATTCTTGCAGATCCACCCCAATCTGCCTCCGCCTCCAGCATTAAAGCCTCTGGCTGCTTTACCTGCACAGCACCCTCCCTGCTCTCAACCTCCCCCATTGCACATTATGCCTCAGCCACATCCTCAGCCTCAACCGCCCATGCTGACTCAGTCCCAGAGCCATCAAGGCAAAAGTCATATTACCAGCCTCCCTCCAACCTCAGCCTGTCCTCACCCTTTGGTTTCCCAGAACCGTCCTATGCCTGAAAGCACCGCTCCATTCACTCTGTCCTCATCTTCTGCTGCAGTCCCGGGCCCACAGCCATCTACTTCCTCTGCACCAAGTatgcctgctgggccagcacacgTGAGCATCAAACAGGAGCCTGTAGATGAAGACGAGAACTGTGAAAGCCCACCTCCTCCTCCACGCAGGACTCCCTCACCTGAACCCACTGTGGTTAACATCCCCAGCCATGCAAGCCAGTCAGCCAG GTTTATCAAACGTCTGAACAGAGGCTACAATTCCTGTGCTCGCACAGACCTGTACTTTACTCCTCTTGCTAACTCTAAACTCGCTAAGAAAAGGGAGGAGGCTGCTGAAAGACTCAGAAGAGAGGCAGAACAGAGTGCTCGTCAGAgtcgagaaagagagagggagcgtgagagggaaagagaaagggagcgggagagagaaagagattcaGACAAAGCTTCT CGAGCCTCCAGTTCTTCCCACGAGGGCCGTGTGGGCGATTTGCCATTGGCTGGACCCATGCCACCAGGACGCCCATCATTTGAGGCCCCACCTGCGGCAGCTGTGGCCGCCGTTCCTCCATATCTCGGGCCTGATACACCAGCTCTGCGTACACTCAGCGAGTATGCACGGCCTCACGTCCTGTCACCTGGCAGCCATCGTGGTGGCCACGCTTTCTTCACGCCCTTAGGGCCAGCTGACCACCTGCTGGCCTATCACATGCAGGGCCTATACGCAGCTGACCCTGCACTCCGGGAGCTGCGAGAGCGTGAGATCCGTGAGAGAATGAAACCGGGCTTTGAGGTGAAGGCACCTGAGCTGGAGACGCCTCTGCATCCATCCCATAATCCTATAGATCATTTGGGCCGCCATGGAGCCCTCGCTCTACCACACCCATTTGGACCATACCACCCGGCCATGGAGCGCAACATGGTGCGGCCTGAGTTAACATATGCTGAACGGCTGACTGCAGAGCGACTCCACGCTGAGAGGATGGCAGCATCGGCTGTAGACCCTGTGGCCAGACTTCAGATGCTCAATGTAACACCACACCACCACCAGCACTCACACATCCACTCCCACCTCCATCTGCACCAGCAGGACCCACTCAACCAGG GTTCAGGACCCCACCCTCTGGTGGAGCCGTTGGCAGGAGGTCCCCCTCTGGCTCGATTCCCATACCCACCAGGTGCACTTCCCAACCCACTGCTCAGTGAGTTGCCCCATGAACACGACATGCTCCGGCACCCTCTCTTTG GAGCAGCATTCCCAAGAGATTTACCAGGACCACTTGGTCCCATGTCAGCTGCACATCAGCTGCAGGCCATGCAGGCTCAGTCAGCAGAGTTACAGAGACTGGCACTGGAACAGCAGTGGCTACATGGGCACACACACCTGCACGGTGCTCCTCTCCCTAGCCAAGAAGACTACTACAG CCGTCTGAAGAAAGAGGGAGACAAGCAGCCTTGA
- the rereb gene encoding arginine-glutamic acid dipeptide repeats protein isoform X3, with translation MDDLFSPRRQLNSTQGEIRVGPSHQAKLPELQPLPTPGIDSVTEKEELVWTPGVNDCDLLMYLRAARSMAAFAGMCDGGSTEDGCLAASRDDTTLNALNTLHESQYDAAKALQCLVKKPVPKLIEKCWSEDEVKRFIKGLRQYGKNFFRIRKELLPSKKTGELITFYYYWKKTPEAVGARPQRQHRKQPASRKVKTRNAVAAANTNSRTSSMELSSASEDDMDSEDSEPGEKGQACSHCLTTSSKDWHHGGRDNVLLCATCHAHFSKHRRLPPLPKPADPPYLFKPVRDEDEGLGARQGMKTRRSRASMSSLRSGRNRLTGSPDKGLSPSNDEVRVSGHTSRTGSSAMATRASSADAKAMAGKAGKMKVEASLVKGIKRPRDTSAPDTDEPERKTMKRPKNQEVPDSQSEGEGEGESSDSRSANEDGSSDTKDIDQDNRSSSPSLASPLQANESDLDSPVPPPPPIAGPQIQSQQPVTTTAAVTLAPSQAPPALPPQPLQLSVSSPGVSTITATTSTTTTSRVVVPVDIPQDDPSVIAQRRSQRGPEAPPTTQPPSGLSSFQGPGPGQGQSFPPSAPHYHHHPSQVQNHPSSAPHPHGFGSKPLQLQRDSLHSPLPPTSASQIKPPPTTPIPSSHKPIPPVSAPPPFLQIHPNLPPPPALKPLAALPAQHPPCSQPPPLHIMPQPHPQPQPPMLTQSQSHQGKSHITSLPPTSACPHPLVSQNRPMPESTAPFTLSSSSAAVPGPQPSTSSAPSMPAGPAHVSIKQEPVDEDENCESPPPPPRRTPSPEPTVVNIPSHASQSARFIKRLNRGYNSCARTDLYFTPLANSKLAKKREEAAERLRREAEQSARQSRERERERERERERERERERDSDKASRASSSSHEGRVGDLPLAGPMPPGRPSFEAPPAAAVAAVPPYLGPDTPALRTLSEYARPHVLSPGSHRGGHAFFTPLGPADHLLAYHMQGLYAADPALRELREREIRERMKPGFEVKAPELETPLHPSHNPIDHLGRHGALALPHPFGPYHPAMERNMVRPELTYAERLTAERLHAERMAASAVDPVARLQMLNVTPHHHQHSHIHSHLHLHQQDPLNQGSGPHPLVEPLAGGPPLARFPYPPGALPNPLLSELPHEHDMLRHPLFGAAFPRDLPGPLGPMSAAHQLQAMQAQSAELQRLALEQQWLHGHTHLHGAPLPSQEDYYSRLKKEGDKQP, from the exons ATGGACGACCTGTTCAGCCCGCGAAG GCAGCTGAACAGCACCCAAGGGGAGATTAGAGTGGGTCCAAGCCATCAG GCCAAACTCCCTGAGCTGCAGCCGCTTCCTACTCCTGGCATAGACTCAGTGACCGAGAAAGAGGAGCTAGTCTGGACACCTGGAGTCAATGACTGTGACCTTCTCATGTACTTGCGTGCTGCCAG gaGCATGGCAGCGTTTGCAGGGATGTGTGATGGAGGGTCAACAGAGGATGGCTGTCTTGCAGCCTCCCGAGATGACACCACATTGAATGCATTAAACACG CTCCATGAAAGCCAGTATGATGCAGCCAAAGCTCTTCAGTGCCTGGTGAAGAAACCTGTCCCTAAACTCATAGAGAAATGCTGGTCAGAGGATGAAGTG AAGAGATTCATCAAAGGTCTCAGGCAGTACGGCAAAAATTTCTTCAGGATCCGTAAAGAGCTGCTCCCCAGTAAGAAAACG GGTGAGTTAATTACCTTCTACTACTACTGGAAGAAAACTCCTGAAGCTGTGGGGGCACGACCTCAGCGTCAGCACCGCAAGCAGCCTGCATCTCGAAAGGTCAAAACCCGCAACGCCGTAGCAGCCGCCAACACCAACTCCCGCACCTCATCTA TGGAGCTCAGCTCAGCCAGTGAGGACGATATGGACAGTGAGGATAGTGAGCCGGGGGAAAAAGGACAAGCTTGCAGTCACTGTCTAACCACCA GCTCTAAAGACTGGCATCATGGAGGTCGTGACAATGTCCTGTTATGTGCCACTTGCCACGCCCACTTTAGCAAACATAGACGGTTGCCACCTTTGCCCAAGCCAGCCGACCCACCCTACCTGTTCAAACCTGTACGAGACGAAGATGAAGGGCTTGGTGCACGTCAGGGGATGAAGACACGGCGCAGCAGAGCATCA ATGTCATCCCTGAGAAGTGGGCGAAACCGGCTAACAGGAAGCCCTGATAAAGGTCTGTCTCCCTCCAATGACGAAGTCCGAGTTAGTGGCCATACCTCCAGAACTGGTTCCTCTGCTATGGCAACCAGGGCATCCAGTGCTGATGCCAAAGCTATGGCTGGGAAGGCTGGCAAG ATGAAGGTGGAGGCATCCTTAGTAAAAGGAATTAAGAGACCAAGAGACACCAGTGCACCAGATACAGATGAACCAGAAAGAAAAACCATGAAAAGGCCCAAGAATCAA GAGGTTCCAGACTCCCAGTCAGAAGGAGAGGGTGAAGGTGAAAGCTCAGACAGCCGCAGTGCTAATGAGGATGGCAGCAGCGATACTAAAGATATAGACCAGGACAACCGCAGCTCTTCCCCAAGTCTCGCCAGCCCCTTGCAGGCTAATGAGAGTGATTTAGACTCGCCTGTCCCTCCACCTCCACCTATAGCTGGGCCACAGATCCAATCACAACAACCTGTTACCACTACAGCAGCTGTTACTCTGGCTCCCTCTCAGGCGCCACCTGCTCTGCCACCTCAGCCCTTACAATTAAGTGTGTCTTCACCTGGAGTTTCTACCATCACTGCCACTACCAGCACCACCACTACTTCACGGGTCGTTGTTCCTGTGGACATTCCCCAGGATGATCCATCCGTTATTGCTCAGAGGAGGAGTCAAAGGGGTCCAGAGGCTCCTCCCACAACCCAGCCTCCCTCTGGACTCTCCTCTTTCCAGGGACCAGGTCCAGGGCAGGGCCAGTCTTTCCCTCCATCTGCCCCTCATTATCACCACCATCCTAGTCAGGTTCAGAATCATCCATCCAGCGCTCCTCATCCTCATGGATTTGGTTCTAAGCCTCTTCAACTTCAGCGGGATAGCCTCCATTCTCCTTTGCCACCGACATCTGCATCTCAAATCAAGCCCCCACCAACTACCCCCATCCCCTCCTCTCACAAGCCAATTCCTCCAGTTTCTGCTCCTCCACCATTCTTGCAGATCCACCCCAATCTGCCTCCGCCTCCAGCATTAAAGCCTCTGGCTGCTTTACCTGCACAGCACCCTCCCTGCTCTCAACCTCCCCCATTGCACATTATGCCTCAGCCACATCCTCAGCCTCAACCGCCCATGCTGACTCAGTCCCAGAGCCATCAAGGCAAAAGTCATATTACCAGCCTCCCTCCAACCTCAGCCTGTCCTCACCCTTTGGTTTCCCAGAACCGTCCTATGCCTGAAAGCACCGCTCCATTCACTCTGTCCTCATCTTCTGCTGCAGTCCCGGGCCCACAGCCATCTACTTCCTCTGCACCAAGTatgcctgctgggccagcacacgTGAGCATCAAACAGGAGCCTGTAGATGAAGACGAGAACTGTGAAAGCCCACCTCCTCCTCCACGCAGGACTCCCTCACCTGAACCCACTGTGGTTAACATCCCCAGCCATGCAAGCCAGTCAGCCAG GTTTATCAAACGTCTGAACAGAGGCTACAATTCCTGTGCTCGCACAGACCTGTACTTTACTCCTCTTGCTAACTCTAAACTCGCTAAGAAAAGGGAGGAGGCTGCTGAAAGACTCAGAAGAGAGGCAGAACAGAGTGCTCGTCAGAgtcgagaaagagagagggagcgtgagagggaaagagaaagggagcgggagagagaaagagattcaGACAAAGCTTCT CGAGCCTCCAGTTCTTCCCACGAGGGCCGTGTGGGCGATTTGCCATTGGCTGGACCCATGCCACCAGGACGCCCATCATTTGAGGCCCCACCTGCGGCAGCTGTGGCCGCCGTTCCTCCATATCTCGGGCCTGATACACCAGCTCTGCGTACACTCAGCGAGTATGCACGGCCTCACGTCCTGTCACCTGGCAGCCATCGTGGTGGCCACGCTTTCTTCACGCCCTTAGGGCCAGCTGACCACCTGCTGGCCTATCACATGCAGGGCCTATACGCAGCTGACCCTGCACTCCGGGAGCTGCGAGAGCGTGAGATCCGTGAGAGAATGAAACCGGGCTTTGAGGTGAAGGCACCTGAGCTGGAGACGCCTCTGCATCCATCCCATAATCCTATAGATCATTTGGGCCGCCATGGAGCCCTCGCTCTACCACACCCATTTGGACCATACCACCCGGCCATGGAGCGCAACATGGTGCGGCCTGAGTTAACATATGCTGAACGGCTGACTGCAGAGCGACTCCACGCTGAGAGGATGGCAGCATCGGCTGTAGACCCTGTGGCCAGACTTCAGATGCTCAATGTAACACCACACCACCACCAGCACTCACACATCCACTCCCACCTCCATCTGCACCAGCAGGACCCACTCAACCAGG GTTCAGGACCCCACCCTCTGGTGGAGCCGTTGGCAGGAGGTCCCCCTCTGGCTCGATTCCCATACCCACCAGGTGCACTTCCCAACCCACTGCTCAGTGAGTTGCCCCATGAACACGACATGCTCCGGCACCCTCTCTTTG GAGCAGCATTCCCAAGAGATTTACCAGGACCACTTGGTCCCATGTCAGCTGCACATCAGCTGCAGGCCATGCAGGCTCAGTCAGCAGAGTTACAGAGACTGGCACTGGAACAGCAGTGGCTACATGGGCACACACACCTGCACGGTGCTCCTCTCCCTAGCCAAGAAGACTACTACAG CCGTCTGAAGAAAGAGGGAGACAAGCAGCCTTGA